Genomic DNA from Longimicrobium sp.:
CGGCTGGTGGAGCTTCCCGAGGGCACCTGGCTGGAGGTGCTGGCCCCCGTGGTGCGCGGCCGCAAGGGCGAGTTCCGCGACCTGTTCGAAGAGATGCGGCGCAAGGGGTTCACCCACGGCCGCACCGACGGCGAGGTGCACCGGCTGGAGGAGCCCCCCGTGCTCAACCGCCGCGCCAACCACGACATCTCCATCTTCGTGGAGCGCAAGGTGGCGGTGGAGCCCGACAACCGCGGGCGCATCGCCGACGCCGTGGAGCAGGCGCTGCGCGCGGCGGAAGGCGTCGTTCAGGTGGTGGCCCACACGCCCGGCGCGGTAGACCCGCAGCCGGAGCTGTTCAGCGAGCACTACGCCTGCGCCGAGTGCGGCATCAACATCCCCGAGCTGGAGCCGCGCCAGTTCTCCTTCAACTCGCCCTACGGCGCCTGCCCCGCGTGCGGCGGGCTGGGCACCCGCAAGGAGCCCAACCCCGACCTGGTGCTGGCCGACAAGTCGCTGTCCATCCTGGAAGGCGTGGTGCTCCCCTGGGGGGTGCCGCGCGGGCACCTTCGCGGCACCATTCTCGAGGGGCTGGCCGGGGCCATGGGCTTCGACCTGAACGCCCCCTGGCAGGAGCTGCCCGACGAGGTGCGCCGGGTGCTGATGTTCGGGGTGGACGGCAAGGCGGGGCCGGCCGCGAAGGCGGGGCCCGGGGCGAAGGGCGCCGCGCCCAAGAAGATCAAGTGGGCCGGCATCATCCGCGACGTCGAGCAGCGCTACCAGGACAGCACCAGCGACTCCGTGCGCGAAACGCTGGAAGAGTACATGAGCACCCTCCCCTGCGGCACCTGCCACGGCGCGCGGCTGCGGCCGGAAAGCCTGGCCGTCACCGTGGGCGGCCGGTCGATGGGCGACGTGGTGGGGCGCCCCGTCTCCGAGGCGCTGGAGTTCTTCGACGAGGTGGATGCGCTGCCGCACCTGCAGCGCGACATCGCCGGGCCCATCCTCAAGGAGGTGCGCGAGCGCCTTTCGTTCCTGGTGAACGTGGGGCTGGAGTACCTGACGCTGGGCCGCTCGGCCGAGACGCTTTCGGGCGGCGAGGCGCAGCGCATTCGCCTGGCCACGCAGATCGGCTCGCGGCTGGTGGGCGTGCTCTACATCCTGGACGAGCCCTCCATCGGCCTGCACCAGCGCGACAACGAGCGGCTGCTGGAAACGCTCAAGGCGCTGCGCGACCTGGGGAACACCGTGCTGGTGGTGGAGCACGACGAGGAAACCATCCGCGCCGCCGACTACGTGCTGGACCTGGGCCCCCGCGCGGGGCGGCACGGCGGGCGGGTGGTGGCCAAGGGCACGGTGGACGACATCACCGCCGCCCCCGAGTCGCTGACCGGCGCCTACCTGCGCGGCGAGCGGCGCATCGAGATCCCCGCCGAGCGGCGCCAGCCCGCGCCGGGGCGCGAGCTGCTGATCCGCGGCGCGCGCGAGCACAACCTGCGCGGGCTGGACGTGCGCATTCCCCTGGGCTGCTTCGTGGCGGTGACGGGGGTGTCGGGATCGGGCAAGTCCACGCTGATCAACGACATCCTGTGGAACGTGCTGGGCCGCCGCTTCTATCGCGCCAAGTCGGTGGCGGGCCTTCACGACGGCATCGACGGGCTGGAGCTGCTGGACAAGGTGGTGGACATCGACCAGTCGCCCATCGGCCGCACGCCGCGCAGCAATCCGGCGACGTACACGGGGCTGTTCACCGTCATCCGCGACCTGTTCGCCGAGCTTCCCGAAAGCAAGATGCGCGGCTACACGCCGGGGCGCTTCTCGTTCAACGTCAAGGGCGGGCGGTGCGAGGCGTGCCAGGGCGACGGGCTGGTGAAGATCGAGATGCACTTCCTTCCCGACGTGTACGTGCCCTGCGAGGTGTGCCGGGGCAAGCGGTACAACCGGGAGACGCTGGAGGTGTTCTACAAGGGCCACTCCATCGCCGACGTGCTGGAGCTTACGGTGGACGAAGGGCTGGAGGTGTTCGAGGCCGTCCCCCGGCTGCGCCGCCAGCTGCAGACGCTTTCGGACGTGGGGCTGGGGTACATTCACCTGGGGCAGGCCGCGACCACGCTTTCGGGCGGCGAGGCGCAGCGGGTGAAGCTGGCAACCGAGCTTTCCAAGCTGGCCACGGGGCAGACCTTCTACATCCTGGACGAGCCCACGACGGGGCTTCACTTCGAGGACGTACGGATGCTGCTGCAGGTGCTTCACCGGCTGGTAGAGCGCGGCAACACGGTGCTGGTGATCGAGCACAACCTGGACGTCATCAAGACGGCCGACTGGGTGATCGACCTGGGCCCCGAGGGCGGCCCCCGCGGCGGCGAGATCGTGGCCGCCGGCCCGCCCGAGGTGGTGGCGGGGGAGCCGCGCTCGTACACGGGCCAGTTCCTGTCCACGATGCTGAAGCCCGCGCCAGCCA
This window encodes:
- the uvrA gene encoding excinuclease ABC subunit UvrA, whose translation is MAEENLIVRGAREHNLQNVDVEIPRDKLTVITGLSGSGKSSLAFDTIYAEGQRRYVESLSAYARQFLGMMEKPDVDSIEGLSPAISIEQKTAGRNPRSTVGTVTEVYDYLRLLWARAGTPHCPSCGKPVARQSATQIVERLVELPEGTWLEVLAPVVRGRKGEFRDLFEEMRRKGFTHGRTDGEVHRLEEPPVLNRRANHDISIFVERKVAVEPDNRGRIADAVEQALRAAEGVVQVVAHTPGAVDPQPELFSEHYACAECGINIPELEPRQFSFNSPYGACPACGGLGTRKEPNPDLVLADKSLSILEGVVLPWGVPRGHLRGTILEGLAGAMGFDLNAPWQELPDEVRRVLMFGVDGKAGPAAKAGPGAKGAAPKKIKWAGIIRDVEQRYQDSTSDSVRETLEEYMSTLPCGTCHGARLRPESLAVTVGGRSMGDVVGRPVSEALEFFDEVDALPHLQRDIAGPILKEVRERLSFLVNVGLEYLTLGRSAETLSGGEAQRIRLATQIGSRLVGVLYILDEPSIGLHQRDNERLLETLKALRDLGNTVLVVEHDEETIRAADYVLDLGPRAGRHGGRVVAKGTVDDITAAPESLTGAYLRGERRIEIPAERRQPAPGRELLIRGAREHNLRGLDVRIPLGCFVAVTGVSGSGKSTLINDILWNVLGRRFYRAKSVAGLHDGIDGLELLDKVVDIDQSPIGRTPRSNPATYTGLFTVIRDLFAELPESKMRGYTPGRFSFNVKGGRCEACQGDGLVKIEMHFLPDVYVPCEVCRGKRYNRETLEVFYKGHSIADVLELTVDEGLEVFEAVPRLRRQLQTLSDVGLGYIHLGQAATTLSGGEAQRVKLATELSKLATGQTFYILDEPTTGLHFEDVRMLLQVLHRLVERGNTVLVIEHNLDVIKTADWVIDLGPEGGPRGGEIVAAGPPEVVAGEPRSYTGQFLSTMLKPAPAKRGRKKLKTA